A single window of Pontibacillus chungwhensis DNA harbors:
- a CDS encoding GntR family transcriptional regulator, giving the protein MYIQIEPDSDIPIYSQVSTQVMEEIIRGELQAGDVLPSVRGLAGDLGVNMHTINKSYHDLEAKGVITIVPKSGAVINADPTKDISKEQHDRLSEKLRPTVVEAMVSGMNDEQIHALVDSIMRNVREMK; this is encoded by the coding sequence ATGTATATTCAAATTGAGCCAGACTCGGATATACCGATCTATTCCCAGGTGAGCACGCAGGTTATGGAAGAAATTATTCGCGGAGAATTGCAGGCTGGTGATGTATTGCCGTCTGTACGTGGTCTTGCAGGAGACCTTGGTGTGAACATGCATACGATTAATAAGAGTTATCATGACTTGGAGGCAAAAGGGGTTATAACGATCGTACCGAAATCAGGGGCTGTTATAAACGCGGATCCAACGAAAGATATCTCTAAAGAGCAACATGATAGATTGTCTGAAAAGCTACGACCTACTGTTGTTGAGGCTATGGTTTCAGGGATGAATGATGAACAGATTCACGCGCTTGTAGACTCAATAATGAGAAATGTAAGGGAGATGAAGTAA